A genomic segment from Agrobacterium vitis encodes:
- a CDS encoding PepSY domain-containing protein, whose protein sequence is MLEGVKSGRYRSLREVLGNLKLPEGSRLIDVDLRYLSNGDFYLLTIKDMSGRFRTLKVDARTGKLAR, encoded by the coding sequence GTGCTGGAAGGCGTCAAAAGTGGCCGCTATCGTTCGTTACGAGAGGTGCTTGGCAATCTCAAACTGCCTGAAGGTTCGCGGTTGATCGACGTGGATTTGCGCTATCTCTCCAACGGTGATTTTTACTTGCTGACCATAAAGGACATGTCCGGGCGGTTTCGCACCTTGAAAGTGGATGCGCGAACCGGAAAGCTGGCACGATAA
- the infC gene encoding translation initiation factor IF-3 translates to MRRPFKADAPVKDGPRSNREIRVPKVQLIDAEGQNLGAVPTDQALRMAEEAGLDLVEISPNAEPPVCKILDLGKLKYANQKKAAEARKKQKIVEVKEIKMRPNIDTHDYEVKMKSMSRFFEDGDKVKVTLKFRGREMAHQELGMKLLMQVKEDTVEVAKVEAEPKLEGRQMMMVLAPK, encoded by the coding sequence ATTCGCAGACCGTTCAAAGCCGATGCCCCCGTTAAGGACGGGCCGCGCTCCAACCGGGAGATCCGGGTTCCAAAGGTCCAGTTGATTGACGCAGAAGGCCAGAATCTCGGCGCCGTGCCGACGGACCAGGCGCTCCGCATGGCGGAAGAAGCCGGTCTCGATCTGGTCGAAATTTCGCCGAATGCTGAGCCGCCCGTTTGCAAGATCCTGGACCTTGGCAAGCTGAAATACGCCAACCAGAAGAAGGCGGCAGAAGCGCGCAAAAAACAGAAAATCGTTGAAGTCAAAGAAATCAAGATGCGCCCGAACATCGACACCCATGACTATGAGGTGAAGATGAAGTCGATGTCGCGGTTCTTTGAAGATGGCGACAAGGTCAAGGTCACCTTGAAGTTCCGCGGCCGCGAAATGGCCCACCAGGAACTGGGCATGAAATTGCTCATGCAGGTGAAGGAAGACACAGTCGAAGTTGCCAAGGTTGAGGCTGAGCCAAAGCTCGAAGGTCGTCAGATGATGATGGTGCTGGCACCTAAATAA